In Rhodobacter xanthinilyticus, a single window of DNA contains:
- a CDS encoding ATP-binding cassette domain-containing protein, which produces MGYAARLEGVSHRYGRAVALEGVDLAIPAGVMAGLIGPDGVGKSTLLALIAGVRRRQTGRVEALGADLATPAARAAVAPRVAYMPQGLGRNLYPTLSVRENLDFFGRLFGQGAAERAARIAMLLEATGLAPFPDRPAGKLSGGMKQKLSLCCALIHDPELLILDEPTTGVDPLSRRQFWELIERLRAQMPGMSVIVATAYMEEAERFDWLAAMDGGRVIAAGSPAELRARVGAAHLEEAFIALLPEAERAAHKPVEITPRVAKDGPPAIEARHLTKRFGPFTAVEDVSFEIPEGEIFGFLGSNGCGKTTTMKMMTGLLAPSSGETRLFGTALAASDMAARLRIGYMSQSFSLYGELTVAQNLALHADLYGIAPARRAPRVAEVLAEFDLADVAGEKPESLPLGIRQRLQLAVATIHEPRILILDEPTSGVDPVARDAFWRKLISLSREHGVTIFISTHFMNEAARCDRISLMHAGRVLAVGTPAELAARQGVSDLEEAFIRYLEAEISAEAPPAAPAPPAAPPPRAPPPARLRSPGSGPIPGARASSSCAIRSASSSPWPGRLSS; this is translated from the coding sequence ATGGGCTACGCCGCGCGTCTGGAGGGGGTGAGCCATCGCTACGGCCGGGCCGTGGCGCTCGAGGGGGTGGATCTGGCGATCCCCGCGGGGGTGATGGCGGGGCTGATCGGGCCCGACGGGGTCGGCAAATCGACGCTCTTGGCGCTCATCGCGGGCGTGCGCCGGCGCCAGACCGGGCGCGTCGAGGCGCTCGGCGCCGATCTCGCCACGCCGGCCGCGCGCGCCGCCGTCGCGCCGCGGGTCGCCTATATGCCGCAGGGCCTCGGGCGCAACCTCTACCCGACGCTGAGCGTGCGCGAGAACCTCGATTTCTTTGGCCGGCTGTTTGGCCAGGGCGCGGCCGAGCGCGCGGCGCGGATCGCGATGCTCCTCGAGGCGACCGGCCTTGCGCCCTTCCCCGACCGCCCGGCGGGCAAGCTCTCGGGGGGCATGAAGCAAAAGCTCAGCCTCTGTTGCGCGCTGATCCACGACCCGGAGCTTCTGATCCTTGATGAGCCCACGACCGGCGTCGACCCGCTCTCGCGGCGGCAATTTTGGGAGCTGATCGAGCGGTTGCGCGCCCAGATGCCGGGGATGAGCGTGATCGTCGCCACCGCCTATATGGAGGAGGCCGAGCGCTTCGACTGGCTCGCGGCGATGGATGGCGGGCGGGTGATTGCCGCGGGCAGCCCCGCCGAGCTGCGCGCGCGCGTCGGCGCCGCGCATCTCGAGGAGGCCTTCATCGCGCTTTTGCCCGAGGCCGAGCGCGCCGCGCACAAGCCCGTCGAGATCACCCCGCGGGTGGCGAAGGACGGCCCCCCCGCGATCGAGGCGCGGCATCTTACCAAGCGCTTTGGCCCGTTCACCGCGGTCGAGGATGTCAGTTTCGAGATCCCCGAGGGCGAGATTTTCGGCTTTCTCGGCTCGAATGGCTGCGGCAAGACCACGACGATGAAGATGATGACCGGGCTCTTGGCGCCAAGCTCGGGCGAGACGCGGCTCTTCGGCACAGCACTTGCCGCCTCGGACATGGCCGCGCGGCTGCGCATCGGCTATATGTCGCAGAGCTTTTCGCTCTATGGCGAGCTGACGGTGGCGCAAAACCTCGCGCTCCACGCCGATCTCTACGGTATCGCCCCGGCGCGGCGCGCGCCCCGCGTGGCCGAGGTTCTGGCCGAATTCGACCTCGCCGATGTCGCGGGCGAGAAGCCCGAGAGCCTGCCGCTCGGGATCCGCCAGCGGCTGCAACTCGCGGTCGCGACGATCCATGAGCCGCGGATCCTGATCCTCGACGAGCCGACCTCCGGCGTCGACCCGGTGGCGCGCGATGCCTTCTGGCGCAAGCTGATCTCGCTCTCGCGCGAGCACGGCGTGACGATCTTCATCTCGACGCATTTCATGAACGAGGCGGCGCGCTGCGACCGGATCTCGCTGATGCATGCGGGGCGGGTGCTGGCGGTGGGCACCCCCGCCGAGCTCGCCGCGCGCCAGGGCGTGAGCGATCTCGAGGAGGCGTTCATCCGCTATCTGGAGGCGGAAATCAGCGCCGAGGCCCCGCCGGCGGCGCCCGCCCCGCCCGCCGCCCCGCCACCCCGCGCCCCCCCGCCCGCGCGGCTGCGCTCACCCGGCTCTGGGCCTATACCTGGCGCGAGAGCCTCGAGCTCCTGCGCGATCCGATCCGCCTCTTCTTCGCCCTGGCCGGGCCGATTATCCTCATGA
- a CDS encoding glycosyltransferase family 2 protein has product MSEISISCVIAAYNEAPRIGAVLGAVAGHPALEEVIVVDDGSRDGTAEVVAGFSGVRLLAQPQNGGKSRAVARGIAAARGSHLLLLDADLRGLDRGAVSRLIAPVDAGAADVSLSLRANAPASWRALGLDYISGERVLPRAQLADRIAELEALPRFGLEVFLNRIWLAEAARIAVVRWPGVESPMKHEKRGWRAGLVADAKMMGDIFRTIPPREAAAQILRMRARRIAA; this is encoded by the coding sequence ATGAGCGAGATTTCCATCTCCTGCGTGATCGCGGCCTATAACGAAGCGCCGCGGATCGGGGCGGTGCTGGGCGCGGTGGCGGGGCATCCGGCGCTCGAGGAGGTGATCGTCGTCGATGACGGCTCGCGCGATGGCACGGCCGAGGTGGTGGCGGGGTTTTCGGGCGTCCGGCTGCTGGCGCAGCCGCAAAACGGCGGCAAGAGCCGGGCGGTCGCGCGCGGGATCGCGGCGGCGCGGGGCTCGCATCTGCTCCTTCTCGACGCCGATCTGCGCGGGCTCGACCGGGGCGCGGTCTCGCGGCTGATCGCGCCGGTCGATGCGGGGGCGGCCGATGTCTCGCTCTCGCTGCGCGCCAATGCCCCGGCGAGCTGGCGCGCGCTCGGGCTCGATTACATCTCGGGCGAGCGGGTCTTGCCGCGCGCCCAGCTGGCGGACCGGATCGCCGAGCTCGAGGCGCTGCCGCGCTTCGGCCTCGAGGTGTTTCTCAACCGGATCTGGCTGGCCGAGGCGGCGCGGATCGCGGTGGTGCGCTGGCCGGGCGTCGAGAGCCCGATGAAGCATGAAAAGCGCGGCTGGCGCGCGGGGCTCGTGGCCGATGCGAAGATGATGGGCGATATTTTCCGCACCATCCCCCCGCGCGAGGCCGCGGCCCAGATCCTGCGGATGCGCGCGCGCCGGATCGCTGCGTAA
- a CDS encoding NAD(P)/FAD-dependent oxidoreductase, which yields MLKRLYEPAAYSAASLSGCFWAETLPDGRDYAPLSGAARAEFAVIGAGFAGLSAALRLAEAGADVAVLDLHAPGWGASGRNGGFCCIGGAKASGATIARRHGAGELAAHRAAEKAAIALVEELAERYAIDLQRHSDGEVQLAHSPRAYAALREEAPEMARAYGVAAQLIAPEELATQGLAGRGFHGGLHLGLGFGLNPRALALGLAHGAQDLGVRIHANSPAEAITPAPEGYRIATPGGTLTARHLLIATNGYSAENLPGWMRARFLPVQSSVIVTRPLTEDEIAEQGWSSDLMAYDTRNLLHYFRLMPDRRMLFGMRGGVRWTPRAHAEIHRAIRADFEAMFPAWGGVETPYFWSGLANLARNLTPFVGAVPGMARAYAAFAWHGNGVAMGTFGGRAMADLALGRAPAIPRFYQAEPKRFELGPARRLALSLAYPYFKVIDAL from the coding sequence ATGCTCAAACGTCTCTATGAACCGGCGGCCTATTCCGCCGCCTCGCTTTCGGGCTGCTTCTGGGCCGAGACCCTGCCCGATGGCCGCGATTACGCGCCGCTTTCGGGCGCGGCGCGGGCCGAGTTCGCGGTGATCGGCGCGGGCTTTGCCGGGCTCTCGGCGGCGCTGCGGCTGGCTGAGGCCGGCGCCGATGTCGCGGTGCTCGATCTGCATGCGCCGGGCTGGGGCGCCTCGGGGCGCAACGGCGGCTTTTGCTGCATCGGCGGCGCGAAAGCCTCGGGCGCGACGATCGCGCGCCGCCATGGCGCGGGTGAGCTCGCCGCCCATCGCGCCGCCGAAAAAGCCGCGATCGCCCTCGTCGAAGAGCTCGCCGAGCGCTACGCCATTGATCTTCAACGCCATTCGGATGGCGAGGTGCAGCTCGCCCATAGCCCGCGCGCCTATGCGGCCTTGCGCGAAGAGGCGCCCGAGATGGCGCGCGCCTATGGGGTCGCGGCGCAGCTCATCGCGCCCGAAGAGCTCGCCACCCAAGGCCTTGCCGGGCGCGGCTTTCATGGCGGGCTGCATCTGGGGCTCGGCTTCGGGCTCAACCCGCGCGCGCTCGCGCTCGGGCTTGCCCATGGGGCGCAGGATCTGGGCGTGCGCATCCACGCCAATTCCCCCGCCGAGGCGATCACGCCCGCGCCCGAGGGCTACCGCATCGCCACGCCGGGCGGCACGCTCACCGCGCGCCACCTCCTGATCGCGACGAACGGCTATTCGGCCGAGAACCTGCCCGGCTGGATGCGCGCGCGCTTCTTGCCGGTGCAAAGCTCGGTGATCGTGACCCGCCCGCTGACCGAGGACGAGATCGCCGAACAGGGCTGGAGCTCGGATCTCATGGCCTATGACACTCGGAATTTGCTGCATTATTTCCGCCTGATGCCGGATCGGCGGATGCTCTTCGGGATGCGCGGCGGGGTGCGCTGGACGCCCCGCGCCCATGCCGAGATCCACCGCGCGATCCGCGCCGATTTCGAGGCGATGTTCCCGGCCTGGGGCGGGGTCGAGACACCCTATTTCTGGTCGGGGCTGGCCAATCTCGCGCGCAACCTCACCCCCTTCGTGGGCGCGGTGCCGGGCATGGCGCGCGCCTATGCGGCCTTCGCCTGGCATGGCAACGGCGTTGCGATGGGCACGTTTGGCGGGCGCGCGATGGCCGATCTGGCGCTTGGCCGCGCCCCGGCGATCCCGCGCTTTTACCAGGCCGAGCCGAAGCGCTTTGAGCTCGGGCCCGCGCGGCGCCTCGCGCTGAGCCTGGCCTATCCTTACTTCAAAGTGATCGACGCGCTGTAA
- a CDS encoding HlyD family secretion protein gives MLTSPPLCRPLGALLVVSALAMGALAAPAGARAETSFEALVARFTQRAETDKVASSNGRIEAQSLDVAGKYAGRLTEITAREGDLVEAGAVIARLDDRDVQARILGAKASLLQAEAAKEQAQAAVMQAESALAVAQTSYDRVVVLNREGHAAQSVLDDATNALKTAQASRAAARAQVSNGEALIAAANAALEELNVALEDLTIRAPIRGRVLYRLHEPGEVIAAGTPVATLLDLTDVYMSLYLPAETVGVLAMGDEARIVLDPAPDYVVPARITFIAPEAQFTPKSVETSEERAKLVFRVKLTIPRDLLEKFEDRVKVGVRGIGFVRTDPAADWPADLAVKLP, from the coding sequence ATGCTCACCTCCCCGCCCCTTTGCCGCCCGCTTGGCGCGCTCCTCGTCGTCTCGGCGCTGGCGATGGGCGCGCTCGCCGCGCCCGCCGGGGCGCGGGCCGAGACCAGTTTCGAGGCGCTGGTGGCGCGCTTCACGCAGCGCGCCGAGACTGACAAGGTGGCCTCCTCGAACGGCCGGATCGAGGCGCAAAGCCTTGATGTCGCGGGGAAATACGCAGGCCGGCTGACCGAGATCACGGCCCGCGAGGGCGATCTCGTCGAGGCCGGCGCGGTGATCGCGAGGCTCGACGACCGCGATGTTCAGGCGCGGATCCTCGGCGCCAAGGCCTCGCTCTTGCAGGCCGAGGCCGCCAAGGAGCAGGCTCAGGCCGCGGTGATGCAGGCCGAAAGCGCGCTGGCCGTCGCGCAGACCTCCTATGACCGGGTCGTCGTGCTCAACCGCGAGGGCCATGCCGCGCAAAGCGTGCTCGATGACGCCACGAACGCGCTGAAAACGGCGCAGGCCTCGCGCGCGGCGGCGCGGGCGCAGGTCTCGAACGGCGAGGCGCTGATCGCGGCGGCCAATGCCGCGCTCGAGGAGCTCAATGTCGCGCTCGAGGATCTGACTATCCGCGCGCCGATCCGGGGGCGCGTGCTCTACCGGCTGCATGAGCCGGGCGAGGTGATCGCGGCGGGCACGCCGGTCGCGACGCTGCTCGACCTCACCGATGTCTACATGAGCCTTTATCTGCCCGCCGAGACAGTGGGCGTGCTCGCGATGGGCGACGAGGCGCGGATCGTGCTTGACCCCGCGCCCGATTATGTCGTGCCCGCGCGGATCACCTTCATCGCCCCCGAGGCGCAGTTCACGCCCAAAAGCGTCGAGACCTCGGAGGAGCGCGCCAAGCTCGTGTTCCGCGTCAAACTCACCATCCCACGGGATTTGCTCGAGAAATTCGAGGATCGGGTGAAGGTCGGCGTGCGCGGCATCGGCTTTGTGCGCACCGATCCGGCCGCCGACTGGCCCGCCGATCTCGCCGTGAAACTGCCGTGA
- a CDS encoding DedA family protein: protein MIGLETVVALITKHGLTLLAPMAVVEGPIVTVIAAWLASRQLFDLWSVTVVVLVADMVGDMIWYGVGRWGLGPMPERWRRRLGLRRARLAALSAQFRSRGAKILMFGKWTHSAGLAVLVAAGAARMPAWRFFWVNSLISVPKVLIFVAIGYGFGAAYGQIDGWIFKGSALALGLIVAIGLGFAAKNCGKRRAAA, encoded by the coding sequence ATGATCGGCCTCGAGACGGTGGTGGCGCTGATCACCAAGCACGGGCTGACGCTTCTGGCGCCGATGGCGGTGGTCGAGGGGCCGATCGTGACGGTGATCGCGGCCTGGCTCGCGAGCCGGCAGCTCTTTGATCTCTGGAGCGTGACGGTGGTCGTGCTGGTCGCCGATATGGTGGGCGACATGATCTGGTATGGGGTCGGGCGCTGGGGGCTCGGGCCGATGCCCGAGCGCTGGCGGCGCCGGCTCGGGCTGCGGCGCGCCCGCCTCGCCGCGCTCTCGGCGCAGTTTCGCAGCCGCGGCGCCAAGATCTTGATGTTTGGCAAGTGGACCCATTCGGCGGGGCTCGCGGTCCTTGTCGCGGCGGGCGCGGCGCGGATGCCGGCCTGGCGGTTCTTCTGGGTCAACTCGCTGATCTCGGTGCCCAAGGTGTTGATTTTCGTAGCCATTGGCTATGGCTTCGGCGCGGCCTATGGCCAGATCGACGGCTGGATCTTCAAGGGCTCGGCGCTTGCGCTCGGCCTGATCGTGGCGATCGGGCTCGGCTTTGCAGCGAAGAATTGCGGCAAGCGGAGGGCGGCGGCATGA
- a CDS encoding ABC transporter permease: MRDPIRLFFALAGPIILMITVGYGISFDVDELSFAVFDQDQTPESRRLAEQFTAIAQFAETAPVESLDALEARMKAGALTVALEIPEGAGRMLHQGKVPEVSLWVDGSMPFRAETARGYALGALTRFAAILAEESGTATPSPVTLETRFRFNQAFRSANAMLPSVIMLILILIPAVMSAIGVVREVETGTIANFRSTPVRRVEFLLGKQIPYIALSALAFAALFALGQGLFQVPFTGSLGALTALALLYVCATTGLGQLISTFTKTQVSAVFAVAVISIIPTVNFSGLIVPVSSLETAGRLTGLAFPGAWFQTGALGTFLKGFGWADIGTSAAAIAGFAALYLAAAVAILRKQEP; encoded by the coding sequence CTGCGCGATCCGATCCGCCTCTTCTTCGCCCTGGCCGGGCCGATTATCCTCATGATTACCGTTGGTTACGGGATCTCTTTCGATGTCGACGAGCTCAGCTTCGCGGTCTTCGACCAAGACCAGACCCCCGAGAGCCGCCGCCTTGCCGAGCAATTCACCGCGATCGCGCAATTTGCCGAGACCGCCCCGGTCGAGAGCCTCGACGCGCTCGAGGCGCGGATGAAGGCCGGCGCGCTCACCGTCGCGCTCGAGATCCCCGAGGGCGCGGGGCGGATGCTGCATCAGGGCAAGGTGCCCGAGGTCTCGCTCTGGGTCGATGGCTCGATGCCGTTTCGCGCCGAGACCGCGCGCGGCTATGCGCTCGGCGCGCTGACCCGCTTTGCGGCGATCCTCGCCGAGGAGAGCGGCACCGCCACCCCGAGCCCCGTCACCCTCGAGACGCGCTTTCGCTTCAACCAGGCCTTCCGCAGCGCCAACGCCATGCTGCCCTCGGTGATCATGCTGATCCTGATCCTGATCCCGGCGGTGATGTCGGCGATCGGGGTCGTGCGCGAGGTCGAGACCGGCACGATCGCGAATTTCCGCTCGACGCCGGTGCGGCGGGTCGAGTTCCTGCTCGGCAAGCAGATCCCCTATATCGCGCTCTCGGCGCTCGCTTTCGCGGCGCTCTTCGCGCTCGGCCAGGGGCTCTTTCAGGTGCCCTTCACCGGCTCGCTCGGCGCGCTCACCGCGCTCGCGCTCCTTTATGTCTGCGCCACCACCGGGCTTGGCCAGCTGATCTCGACCTTCACGAAAACCCAGGTCTCGGCGGTTTTCGCGGTGGCGGTGATCTCGATCATCCCGACGGTGAATTTCTCCGGGCTGATCGTGCCGGTCTCCTCGCTCGAGACGGCGGGGCGGCTCACCGGGCTCGCCTTCCCCGGCGCCTGGTTCCAGACCGGCGCGCTTGGCACCTTCCTCAAGGGCTTCGGCTGGGCCGATATCGGCACTTCGGCCGCCGCCATCGCGGGCTTTGCCGCGCTCTACCTCGCCGCCGCGGTCGCGATCTTGCGCAAACAGGAGCCGTAA
- a CDS encoding ABC transporter permease subunit translates to MNRKLSWFNVTSLTLGFAFLYLPMVILIFYSFNASKLVTVWAGFSTRWYVALFHDQQFLDAAWVTLRVGVMSSTLATVLGTMAAYVLVRGGRFTGRTVFSGMIYAPLVMPEVITGLSLLLLFIAIGIDRGIFTIVLAHTTFAMCYVSVVVSSRLMTFDRSLEEAALDLGCSAFDAFRSVTLPIIFPAVISGWLLAFTLSLDDLVIASFASGPSSTTLPIKIFSAVRLGVNPEINALSTIMISIVTVGVITTSLISKNAIRRQREEEQAAASQ, encoded by the coding sequence ATGAACCGCAAGCTGAGCTGGTTCAACGTCACCTCGCTGACGCTGGGCTTTGCCTTTCTCTACCTGCCGATGGTGATCTTGATCTTCTACAGCTTCAACGCCTCGAAGCTGGTCACGGTCTGGGCGGGGTTCTCGACGCGCTGGTATGTGGCGCTCTTCCACGACCAGCAATTCCTCGATGCGGCCTGGGTGACGCTCAGGGTCGGCGTCATGTCCTCGACGCTTGCGACCGTGCTCGGCACGATGGCGGCCTATGTTCTGGTGCGCGGCGGCCGCTTCACCGGGCGGACGGTGTTTTCGGGGATGATCTATGCGCCGCTCGTCATGCCCGAGGTGATCACGGGCCTGTCGCTGCTGCTCCTCTTCATCGCGATCGGCATCGACCGGGGCATCTTCACCATCGTGCTCGCCCATACCACCTTCGCGATGTGCTATGTCTCGGTGGTGGTCAGCTCGCGGCTGATGACCTTCGACCGATCGCTCGAGGAGGCGGCGCTCGACCTCGGCTGTTCGGCCTTCGACGCGTTCCGCTCGGTGACGCTGCCGATCATCTTCCCGGCGGTGATCTCGGGCTGGCTTCTGGCCTTCACCCTCTCGCTCGATGATCTGGTGATCGCCTCCTTCGCCTCGGGGCCCTCCTCGACCACCCTGCCGATCAAGATCTTCTCGGCGGTGCGGCTCGGCGTGAACCCGGAGATCAACGCGCTCTCGACGATCATGATCTCGATCGTGACGGTGGGCGTGATCACCACCTCGCTGATCTCGAAAAACGCGATCCGCCGCCAGCGCGAGGAAGAACAGGCCGCGGCGAGCCAATAA
- a CDS encoding ABC transporter permease encodes MLQSLKNTARLTLKELRAIRADKVMLVLIFYVFTVATYMVADAISTEINDLAVAVVDEDQSPLSQHLTDAIRAPMFKTPDSLTPDQAEAALKVGGYVLVVSFPPEMERDLRAGRATTIKIDADTTAIAQAGNGATFLQQLLAAELSAWAAPSGANTTSLVSVVFRNLFNPNLTSKWFTSVMELMNSITILTLILAGASLIREREHGTIEHVLVMPVRPHEIVLSKIAANGAVILAASVFSLVVVVEWIIGVPIGGSLWLFVLGTAVYVVAVAALGLMLASFTHTMGQFGLLIIPVIIVMILLSGGMTPMESMPDWLQTLMKLISPAPHFVAFAQGVLYRGAGASVLAPEIGAMAAMAGVALTVVVARFRKVLS; translated from the coding sequence ATGCTGCAAAGCCTGAAGAATACGGCCCGCCTGACGCTCAAGGAGCTGCGCGCCATCCGCGCCGACAAGGTCATGCTGGTCTTGATCTTCTACGTCTTCACGGTGGCGACCTATATGGTCGCCGACGCGATCTCGACCGAGATCAACGACCTCGCCGTCGCCGTCGTCGACGAAGATCAAAGCCCGCTCAGCCAGCATCTGACCGATGCGATCCGCGCGCCGATGTTCAAGACCCCCGACAGCCTGACCCCCGATCAGGCCGAGGCCGCGCTCAAGGTCGGCGGCTATGTGCTCGTCGTCAGCTTCCCCCCCGAGATGGAGCGCGACCTGCGCGCGGGCCGCGCCACCACGATCAAGATCGACGCCGATACCACCGCCATCGCGCAGGCCGGCAATGGCGCGACCTTCCTCCAACAGCTCCTCGCGGCCGAGCTTTCGGCCTGGGCCGCGCCCTCGGGCGCCAACACGACAAGCCTCGTCTCGGTGGTGTTTCGCAACCTCTTCAACCCGAACCTGACCTCGAAATGGTTCACCTCGGTGATGGAGCTGATGAATTCGATCACCATCCTGACGCTGATCCTCGCCGGCGCCTCGCTGATCCGCGAACGCGAACATGGCACGATCGAACATGTGCTGGTGATGCCGGTGCGCCCCCATGAGATCGTGCTCTCGAAGATCGCGGCCAATGGCGCGGTGATCCTCGCGGCCTCGGTGTTTTCGCTGGTGGTGGTGGTCGAATGGATCATCGGCGTGCCGATCGGCGGCTCGCTTTGGCTCTTCGTCCTCGGCACGGCGGTCTATGTGGTGGCGGTGGCGGCGCTCGGGCTGATGCTGGCGAGCTTCACCCATACGATGGGCCAGTTCGGGCTCCTCATCATCCCGGTGATCATCGTGATGATCCTGCTCTCGGGCGGCATGACGCCGATGGAATCGATGCCCGACTGGCTCCAGACCCTGATGAAACTGATCTCCCCCGCCCCCCATTTCGTGGCCTTCGCGCAGGGCGTGCTCTACCGCGGCGCCGGCGCCTCGGTGCTCGCCCCCGAGATCGGCGCGATGGCGGCGATGGCGGGCGTGGCCCTCACCGTGGTGGTCGCGCGCTTCCGCAAGGTCCTGAGCTGA
- a CDS encoding UDP-2,3-diacylglucosamine diphosphatase, whose amino-acid sequence MPHCPSAPLPGPALAVRSLFLSDLHLGARGCRATEILSFLRQIEAERIYLVGDILDIWHPAAVHWSATHDAIVDWIGAQVTAGREVIYLYGNHDREMAVDFPRPMPAVRVAERVTHEAADGRRYLVLHGDQADGRLLRWHWMTRIGSRADALLRRLDQALRRHRGLSEGERSLIQAVLAGVNTLLAMGDGFERRLALIAETAGREGIICGHSHKPALRDVAGRIYANCGDWVDSLTALVEHADGRLHLLQWAPEAARIAAPQGALKETLA is encoded by the coding sequence ATGCCGCACTGCCCCTCCGCTCCGCTCCCCGGGCCCGCGCTCGCCGTGCGCAGCCTCTTTCTCTCCGACCTGCATCTTGGGGCCCGCGGCTGCCGCGCAACCGAGATCTTGAGCTTCCTGCGCCAGATCGAGGCCGAGCGGATCTATCTCGTCGGCGATATCCTCGATATCTGGCACCCCGCCGCGGTGCATTGGAGCGCCACCCATGACGCCATTGTCGACTGGATCGGCGCGCAGGTCACCGCCGGGCGCGAGGTGATCTACCTCTACGGCAACCATGACCGCGAGATGGCGGTCGATTTCCCGCGCCCGATGCCCGCGGTGCGGGTGGCCGAGCGGGTCACCCATGAGGCGGCCGACGGGCGGCGCTATCTGGTCTTGCATGGCGATCAGGCCGACGGGCGGCTCCTGCGCTGGCACTGGATGACGCGGATCGGCTCGCGCGCCGATGCGCTCTTGCGCCGGCTCGATCAGGCCCTGCGCCGCCATCGCGGCCTCTCGGAGGGCGAACGCTCGCTCATTCAGGCGGTGCTGGCCGGGGTCAACACGCTGCTCGCGATGGGCGACGGGTTCGAGCGGCGGCTGGCGCTGATCGCCGAGACCGCCGGGCGCGAGGGCATCATCTGCGGCCATTCCCACAAACCCGCGCTGCGCGATGTCGCCGGGCGGATCTACGCCAATTGCGGCGATTGGGTCGACAGCCTGACCGCGCTGGTCGAACACGCCGACGGGCGGCTGCATCTTCTGCAATGGGCGCCCGAGGCCGCCCGCATCGCCGCGCCGCAGGGCGCGCTCAAGGAAACGCTCGCATGA
- a CDS encoding glycosyltransferase yields the protein MIYLLWALFALPLGLHLLSAGLSAARYLPRRPAPAPAPEALPFISLIRPVCGLDPFDAETLGSSFGLDYPDYEVIFCVADPADPVVPLVRALIAAHPGQRAQLLIGETPISANPKLNNLQKAIPAARGAYLAMTDSNLLLPRDYLRALMAAWGPATGLVSGPPVGVRAENFWGAVECAFLNGNQARWQLAADAVGLGFAQGKTLFWRRDILAAGGGLAGLGRNMAEDVAATKMVREQGLRVRLPRQLFAQPIGARAARAVWDRQLRWSKVRRDGFVGLFAAEILQGPWLAAAALIGLVAAGAAPGAALVALPVAWYGAELGLARLAGWPAGPRDLAAAVVRDLWLPALWAVTWRTRDFTWRGTAMTHAGALAEAPRG from the coding sequence ATGATCTACCTGCTCTGGGCCCTTTTCGCTCTGCCGTTGGGGCTCCACCTGCTCTCCGCCGGGCTCTCGGCCGCGCGCTATCTGCCGCGCCGCCCTGCCCCCGCGCCCGCGCCCGAGGCGCTGCCCTTCATCTCGCTGATCCGCCCGGTCTGCGGGCTCGACCCGTTCGATGCCGAGACGCTGGGCTCCTCCTTCGGGCTCGATTACCCCGATTACGAGGTGATCTTTTGCGTGGCCGACCCGGCCGATCCGGTGGTGCCGCTGGTGCGGGCGCTGATCGCCGCCCATCCGGGCCAGCGCGCGCAGCTGCTGATCGGCGAGACGCCGATTTCCGCCAACCCCAAGCTCAACAACCTGCAAAAGGCGATCCCGGCCGCGCGCGGCGCCTATCTCGCGATGACCGACAGCAACCTCTTGTTGCCGCGCGATTATCTGCGCGCGCTGATGGCGGCCTGGGGGCCCGCGACGGGGCTCGTCTCGGGCCCGCCGGTGGGAGTGCGGGCCGAGAATTTCTGGGGCGCGGTCGAATGTGCCTTCCTCAACGGCAATCAGGCGCGCTGGCAGCTCGCGGCCGATGCGGTGGGGCTTGGCTTTGCGCAGGGCAAGACGCTGTTCTGGCGGCGCGATATTCTGGCGGCGGGGGGCGGGCTCGCGGGGCTCGGGCGCAACATGGCCGAGGATGTCGCCGCGACGAAAATGGTGCGCGAACAAGGGCTTCGCGTGCGCCTGCCGCGCCAGCTCTTTGCCCAGCCGATCGGGGCGCGCGCCGCCCGCGCGGTCTGGGACCGGCAATTGCGCTGGTCGAAGGTGCGCCGCGACGGCTTTGTCGGGCTCTTCGCGGCGGAGATCTTGCAGGGCCCCTGGCTTGCGGCGGCGGCGCTGATCGGGCTGGTGGCGGCGGGGGCGGCGCCGGGGGCGGCGCTCGTGGCGCTGCCGGTGGCGTGGTATGGTGCCGAGCTCGGGCTCGCGCGGCTTGCCGGCTGGCCCGCGGGGCCGCGCGATCTCGCCGCGGCGGTGGTGCGCGACCTCTGGCTGCCCGCGCTTTGGGCGGTGACCTGGCGGACGCGCGATTTCACCTGGCGCGGCACGGCGATGACCCATGCGGGCGCGCTGGCGGAGGCGCCGCGCGGATGA